The following coding sequences are from one Nicotiana tomentosiformis chromosome 3, ASM39032v3, whole genome shotgun sequence window:
- the LOC104090748 gene encoding uncharacterized protein: MASSAIFHFLPSSSSSLTSLSFRNSRTHLSQTPNFYKPLLVKASTSVNFSSPSKSPTLTKNNNWLWKYKDNSVNIYYEEHDKGSDEPCKNVLLIPTISDVSTVEEWRSVAKDIAGRSGKVNYRTTIVDWPGLGYSDRPKLDYNADVMEKFLADFINAPNSPVNNSDKDLVVFGGGHAATIAVRAAKKGLVKPTAIAAIAPTWAGPLPIVFGRDSSMETRYGLLRGTLRAPAVGWMMYNVLVSNEKSIQSQYKSHVYSDPEKVTPDIIESRYALTKRQGARYVPAAFLTGLLDPVKSREEFVQLFAELEGRIPVLVLATAGSPKRSKAEMEALMEAKGVSKYIEVPGALLPQEEYPEIVAEQLYRFLQEKFELQA; the protein is encoded by the exons ATGGCATCCTCTGCTATTTTCCACTTTCttccatcatcatcttcttccttGACTTCTCTTTCCTTCAGAAACAGCAGAACCCATCTTTCTCAAACCCCAAATTTTTACAAACCCCTTTTAGTAAAAGCTTCTACTTCTGTCAATTTTTCTTCCCCCTCCAAATCACCTACATTGACAAAG AATAATAACTGGCTATGGAAATACAAGGACAATTCTGTGAATATTTATTACGAGGAACACGATAAGGGAAGCGATGAGCCTTGTAAGAACGTTTTGCTGATTCCTACTATTTCAGATGTTAGTACTGTGGAGGAATGGAGATCAGTGGCTAAAGACATTGCTGGACGAAGTGGTAAAGTTAATTACAGAACTACCATTGTAGATTGGCCTGGTTTAGGCTACTCTGATAGACCCAAGCTTGATTACAATGCTGATGTCATGGAAAAATTCTTGGCCGACTTCATTAATGCTCCTAATAGTCCAGTGAACAATTCGG ATAAGGACTTGGTGGTGTTCGGAGGAGGACATGCTGCTACAATAGCAGTTCGTGCTGCAAAGAAGGGCTTGGTGAAGCCAACAGCGATTGCTGCTATTGCTCCCACCTGGGCTGGTCCACTTCCTATTGTTTTTGGAAGAGATTCCAGCATGGAAACGAG GTATGGTCTCCTTAGAGGGACCTTAAGGGCCCCTGCTGTTGGTTGGATGATGTATAATGTACTTGTCAGCAATGAGAAATCAATACAATCACAATATAAGTCCCATGTTTATTCAGATCCCGAAAAGGTAACTCCAGATATCATCGAGAGCCGATACGCACTCACAAAGCGGCAAGGTGCTCGCTATGTGCCTGCTGCTTTCTTGACTGGTTTGCTTGACCCGGTAAAGTCCAGGGAAGAATTTGTCCAACTATTTGCTGAGTTAGAGGGTAGGATACCAGTTCTAGTTCTGGCAACAGCAGGTTCTCCGAAGAGGTCAAAAGCAGAGATGGAAGCACTTATGGAGGCCAAAGGGGTGAGCAAGTATATCGAAGTGCCAGGTGCTCTCCTTCCCCAGGAAGAGTATCCTGAAATAGTTGCAGAACAGCTTTACAGGTTTCTGCAAGAGAAGTTTGAGCTTCAGGCTTAA